A genomic segment from Propioniciclava sp. MC1595 encodes:
- a CDS encoding alpha/beta fold hydrolase: MTFTPQRIETARLTQNVWTSGPEDGTPLLLVHGNLSSGGFWKYTAAEFGDDVRVIAPDLRGYGDTDAEPIDATRGLGDMADDLHALLEALGLAGQQRVNSAGWSMGAGVLQQMMLEYPDDLASVTLIAPLSPYGFGGTRGANGEPCTPDAAACGAAGANAAFIQRLAAKDASDEDPQTSPRIMMRTFYGGGENAANIDEDFLTDELLKTRTGDDFYPGTAVPSETWPGLATGEKGVLNTMSPKYYNASGIVDLERKPAVVWIHGSEDKVVADGSLFDLATLGQMGAVPGWPGEDVLPPQPMVRQTRAVLDAYRANGGTVTEVALQGADHGIPLALPGRVAQEITAVLVR; the protein is encoded by the coding sequence ATGACCTTCACGCCCCAGCGCATCGAGACCGCCCGCCTGACCCAGAACGTCTGGACCTCCGGACCCGAGGACGGCACCCCCCTGCTGCTCGTCCACGGCAACCTCAGCTCGGGCGGGTTCTGGAAGTACACCGCGGCCGAGTTCGGCGACGACGTCCGCGTCATCGCTCCCGACTTGCGCGGCTACGGCGACACCGACGCCGAGCCCATCGACGCCACCCGCGGCCTGGGCGACATGGCCGACGACCTCCACGCCCTCCTCGAGGCGCTCGGCCTCGCCGGCCAGCAGCGGGTCAACTCCGCCGGCTGGTCGATGGGCGCGGGCGTCCTGCAGCAGATGATGCTCGAGTACCCCGACGACCTCGCCTCGGTCACGCTGATCGCGCCCCTCTCCCCGTACGGTTTCGGCGGCACGCGCGGCGCGAACGGCGAGCCCTGCACCCCGGACGCCGCGGCCTGCGGTGCGGCGGGGGCCAACGCGGCGTTCATCCAGCGCCTCGCCGCCAAGGACGCCAGCGACGAGGACCCGCAGACCAGCCCGCGCATCATGATGCGCACGTTCTACGGCGGCGGCGAGAACGCGGCCAACATCGACGAGGACTTCCTCACCGACGAGTTGCTCAAGACCCGCACCGGCGACGACTTCTACCCCGGCACCGCGGTCCCGTCCGAGACCTGGCCCGGCCTCGCAACCGGTGAGAAGGGCGTCCTGAACACCATGAGCCCGAAGTACTACAACGCCTCGGGCATCGTCGACCTCGAGCGCAAGCCCGCCGTCGTGTGGATCCACGGCAGCGAGGACAAGGTCGTCGCCGACGGCTCGCTGTTCGACCTGGCCACGCTCGGCCAGATGGGCGCGGTGCCGGGCTGGCCCGGCGAGGACGTCCTCCCGCCGCAGCCGATGGTGCGGCAGACGCGCGCCGTGCTGGACGCCTACCGCGCCAACGGCGGGACCGTCACCGAGGTCGCCCTGCAGGGCGCGGACCACGGGATCCCGCTGGCCCTGCCCGGCCGCGTCGCGCAGGAGATCACCGCCGTCCTGGTGCGCTGA